In the Colletotrichum lupini chromosome 1, complete sequence genome, one interval contains:
- a CDS encoding pectate lyase, with translation MKACLLSLVAALASTATAQVQGKAFGFAAGTTGGGSATPQIPSSIAQLKEWLTDSTARTIMIDRTWDFRNTEGTTSGKCCSDNRTTKCPGGTSKGQAWIQDTCDAASGTWVDCTYDNAAKTPIDINSNKSLVGVGTKGVIIGKGFRVRGGKSNVIIQNVHITNLNPQYVWGGDAITLDGADKVWIDHVKISLIGRQFIVSGWGAAGKVTISNTEFDGNTEWSAGCNGKHYWTALLIGAKDYYTFSGNWLHDVSGRSPHMGTTNTAGSENLFHGVNNYFQNVGGHAFDIDGNTWVLLEGNYFDAVTTPITPASLTNGGNIYIVNTVDEASRCTSYLGYICEWNRARDSGVVSSLTSTTALTKLGGFKSSLIGHIGVADVPAKVKANAGVGKTTSTNA, from the exons ATGAAGGCCTgtcttctctctctcgtcGCCGCTCTTGCGAGCACGGCCACTGCACAGGTGCAGGGCAAAGCGTTTGGCTTCGCAGCTGGCACCACTGGTGGTGGCTCAGCTACTCCCCAGATTCCTTCTAGCATTGCTCA ACTTAAGGAGTGGCTTACCGACAGCACGGCCCGGACCATCATGATCGATCGCACTTGGGACTTTCGCAACACTGAGGGCACGACCAGCGGCAAGTGTTGCAGTGATAATCGCACGACCAAGTGTCCCGGTGGCACTTCCAAGGGCCAGGCCTGGATCCAGGACACCTGCGATGCTGCTAGCGGTACCTGGGTTGACTGCACTTACGACAACGCTGCGAAAACCCCCATTGATATCAACAGCAACAAAAGTCTTGTTGGCGTTGGCACCAAGGGTGTCATCATTGGCAAGGGATTCCGTGTTCGTGGTGGAAAGAGCAATGTC ATCATCCAAAACGTCCACATCACA AATCTCAACCCTCAATACGTCTGGGGAGGCGATGCCATCACTCTTGACGGTGCCGACAAGGTCTGGATCGATCACGTCAAGATCTCCCTGATCGGCCGCCAGTTCATCGTCTCTGGTTGGGGAGCCGCCGGCAAGGTAACTATCTCCAACACCGAGTTTGACGGCAACACGGAGTGGTCCGCCGGCTGCAACGGGAAGCACTATTGGACCGCCCTCCTCATCGGCGCCAAGGACTACTACACCTTTTCTGGTAACTGGCTGCATGACGTCTCTGGCCGCTCCCCTCATATGGGAACGACAAATACCGCTGGCAGCGAGAACCTGTTCCACGGCGTCAACAACTACTTCCAAAACGTCGGCGGCCATGCCTTTGACATTGACGGTAACACCTGGGTCCTTCTTGAGGGCAACTACTTCGATGCCGTCACCACGCCCATCACTCCCGCCAGCTTGACCAACGGAGGCAACATCTACATCGTGAACACCGTCGACGAAGCCTCTCGCTGCACCTCTTACTTGGGTTACATCTGCGAGTGGAACCGCGCTCGTGACTCTGGTGTTGTCAGCAGTCTTACCAGCACGACTGCCCTCACTAAGCTGGGCGGCTTCAAGTCTTCGCTCATCGGCCACATTGGCGTTGCCGACGTTCCCGCCAAGGTTAAGGCCAATGCTGGTGTTGGCAAGACCACGAGCACCAATGCCTAG
- a CDS encoding 3-carboxy-cis,cis-muconate cycloisomerase, giving the protein MFNSDPKFRIRGKGPRPGEPAHGLCYSDTPLRRYAAQHDLTPSLSRDLVPPQLHYPVPHRGVLGTEENATTHLESLSWDEACSLLSLVRTAASKRIPLAMSAATVFDSTLFGNIFGTEEARQAFSERSYVANLIKAECALAEAEEAEGIVPGGTAAVLREHCNVSKIDWQLLAARTEIVGYPVLPLVEQMSKWVPEETSGYIHWGATTQDIMDIASVLQMKTGLEIVERLLRKVTSTLETMSAAYRDVPMAGRTHLQHALPITFGYKCAVWLAGFRRHVKRLEQIKESCLLVQFGGAAGTLASLGTSDSGIRVRKRLATILGLQDPIITWHVARDTVAEIINYLALVGGSLGKIALDLIIMSSNELNEVAEPYVPHRGASSTMPQKRNPISSEVILAQSKILRAQAGLVLDGMVSDFERASGPWHLEWAAIPTAFISIVGSLYQAEFALSGLQVNKDAMMANLKSTRGLIVAEAVMMDLAKYTGRQEAHEIVYKACVKAHENSMSLQEALEESSQVTSHLASPDLAKLCDPTRYLGCCQLMLDELLGQREGHGNGDGKDLNGDNGIADTIGITNGSR; this is encoded by the exons ATGTTTAACTCAGACCCGAAGTTCAGGATACGGGGAAAGGGGCCAAGACCCGGCGAACCGGCGCATGGTCTGTGCTATTCCGATACGCCGTTACGCCGTTACGCCGCTCAACACGACCTTACTCCGTCCTTATCCCGCGATTTGGTCCCCCCGCAACTGCATTATCCCGTGCCCCACCGCGGGGTCCTCGGT ACCGAGGAGAACGCGACGACGCATTTGGAAAGCTTGTCTTGGGACGAAGCTTGCTCTCTGCTCTCTCTCGTCCGAACTGCTGCTTCTAAGCGCATTCCACTCGCCATGTCTGCCGCCACTGTCTTCGATTCGACGCTCTTTGGCAACATTTTTGGCACAGAGGAGGCTCGCCAAGCCTTCTCTGAACGATCTTATGTTGCCAATCTTATCAAGGCCGAGTGCGCTCTGGCCGAGGCGGAAGAAGCTGAAGGTATTGTGCCGGGTGGCACTGCTGCCGTATTGAGGGAGCATTGCAATGTCTCCAAAATCGACTGGCAGCTTCTTGCAGCCCGCACAGAGATCGTGGGATATCCGGTACTGCCTTTGGTAGAACAGATGTCGAAATGGGTTCCCGAAGAGACTT CTGGTTACATTCACTGGGGTGCCACAACGCAAGACATCATGGACATAGCGTCGGTACTCCAAATGAAAACTGGTCTTGAAATCGTCGAGCGCCTTCTGCGCAAAGTCACCTCCACCTTAGAGACAATGTCCGCCGCTTACAGAGATGTACCCATGGCCGGCAGGACGCATCTGCAACATGCCCTCCCAATCACTTTCGGATACAAATGCGCAGTTTGGCTGGCTGGCTTCCGCAGACACGTGAAGCGTCTGGAACAGATCAAGGAGAGCTGCTTGCTGGTTCAATTCGGCGGTGCTGCTGGTACCCTTGCTTCCCTGGGCACAAGCGACAGTGGCATTCGCGTGCGCAAGCGACTCGCGACTATTCTTGGGTTGCAAGACCCCATCATCACCTGGCATGTGGCGCGCGATACTGTTGCTGAGATTATAAACTACCTTGCCCTGGTGGGTGGTAGTTTGGGCAAGATTGCCCTTGACTTGATTATCATGTCATCAAACGAGCTGAATGAG GTTGCCGAGCCTTACGTTCCCCACCGTGGTGCCTCCTCGACCATGCCTCAAAAGCGCAACCCCATTTCCAGCGAAGTGATACTCGCGCAATCGAAGATTCTGCGCGCACAAGCCGGCCTTGTCCTCGATGGCATGGTCTCTGACTTCGAACGAGCCTCCGGACCGTGGCATCTAGAATGGGCTGCTATACCTACAGCCTTTATTTCGATCGTTGGGTCCCTCTACCAAGCCGAATTTGCCCTGTCGGGGCTGCAGGTCAATAAAGATGCCATGATGGCTAATCTCAAGTCAACAAGGGGCCTGATCGTAGCGGAGGCTGTCATGATGGACCTAGCAAAGTACACCGGCCGCCAGGAGGCGCACGAGATTGTTTACAAGGCGTGCGTCAAGGCACACGAGAACAGCATGTCACTGCAGGAAGCATTGGAAGAGTCATCACAGGTGACGTCTCACCTTGCTTCGCCAGACCTCGCAAAATTGTGCGATCCTACAAGGTACCTAGGATGCTGTCAATTGATGCTGGACGAGCTGTTGGGACAAAGGGAGGGGCATGGTAATGGAGACGGGAAGGACTTGAACGGGGACAATGGGATTGCAGATACCATTGGAATCACCAACGGCAGCCGTTGA
- a CDS encoding aldo/keto reductase, protein MAAQFATRQPELGMEKVMPTRQDSGYASPCDSPRLTVRLNDGNEIPQIALGVYKAPNGQETEDAVIAALDAGYRHIDSAARYANEEACGRALKQWFQKTNTPRSEVFVTTKLWDADHGYEATFKALCDSLEKFQLEYFDLYLIHSPSDDKEKRLASWRALETAQRLGKVRSIGVSNFSSHHIEELLQETTVVPAVNQIEVHPFCQRQDLVDTCRKHGIAIEAYSPLARGNKLEDPTIGKIAEKYGKSPAQILLNWNATRGNIVLPKSLTAHRIQSNFESFDFELSQEDMAVIDALGAENYVTGSLHKE, encoded by the coding sequence ATGGCCGCCCAATTCGCTACCCGTCAGCCTGAGCTCGGCATGGAGAAGGTTATGCCTACTCGCCAAGACTCTGGATACGCCTCTCCCTGCGACTCTCCTCGCCTCACCGTCCGCCTCAACGACGGAAACGAAATCCCCCAGATTGCTCTCGGTGTCTACAAGGCCCCCAACGGCCAGGAGACTGAGGACGCCGTCATCGCCGCTCTCGACGCCGGCTACCGTCACATCGACTCCGCCGCCAGATATGCCAACGAGGAGGCTTGCGGCCGTGCCCTGAAGCAGTGGTTCCAGAAGACCAACACCCCCAGATCAGAAGTCTTCGTCACCACCAAGCTTTGGGACGCTGACCACGGCTACGAGGCTACCTTCAAGGCTCTCTGCGACTCCCTCGAGAAGTTCCAGCTCGAGTACTTCGACCTCTACCTCATCCACTCCCCCTCAGATGACAAGGAGAAGCGCCTCGCTTCCTGGAGAGCTCTTGAGACTGCCCAGCGTCTCGGCAAGGTCCGCTCCATTGGTGTCTCCAACTTCAGCTCCCACCACATTGAGGAGCTTCTTCAGGAGACCACTGTTGTCCCCGCCGTCAACCAGATCGAGGTTCACCCATTCTGCCAGCGCCAGGACCTCGTCGACACCTGCCGCAAGCACGGCATCGCCATTGAGGCCTACTCTCCCCTCGCCCGCGGCAACAAGCTTGAGGACCCCACCATTGGCAAGATCGCCGAGAAGTACGGCAAGAGCCCTGCTCAGATCCTTCTCAACTGGAACGCTACCCGCGGCAACATTGTCCTCCCCAAGTCCCTGACTGCCCACCGCATCCAGTCCAACTTTGAGTCCTTTGACTTCGAGCTCTCCCAGGAGGACATGGCTGTCATCGATGCCCTCGGTGCTGAGAACTACGTTACCGGTAGCCTGCACAAGGAGTAA